In the genome of Cheilinus undulatus linkage group 6, ASM1832078v1, whole genome shotgun sequence, one region contains:
- the cacul1 gene encoding CDK2-associated and cullin domain-containing protein 1, giving the protein MIMDVMEDDTLDVRDDHNHNYCASLSARVVSSSPATDGMTAPEPLSLPGEKPGCRRGPVFTDGQGLKNLKDSNCAGNKVREPHNPAPSSAVEGKFTVDSPSKFLLNAMAVEDYRKNHWPNLEKAIDRLLVHNPTDHISVSYAQIYSYVYKCVCQQHSEMLYNDLIIKVTAHLQQVSTHLEASPPGNVIENFNSALTQYTSSLQCIVPVFMYLNKFYIESKLNRDLKKDLMKLFSDYVAEKHLETLMPLLIEAHSMPFQVQPSTMASVVKGLYSLRPEWANLAPALFSGFIPQINPPAVESQLSDYAAYDKKLQMELSMNGFPRGDQSLKRASNES; this is encoded by the exons ATGATTATGGATGTGATGGAAGATGACACCTTAGACGTAAGAGACGACCACAACCACAACTACTGTGCGAGTCTTAGCGCCAGAGTTGTCTCCAGCAGCCCGGCGACGGACGGAATGACAGCCCCGGAGCCTCTCAGTCTACCAGGAGAAAAACCGGGATGTAGGCGAGGACCAGTGTTTACTGACGGTCAGGGACTGAAAAATCTGAAAGACTCTAACTGTGCAGGCAACAAAGTCAGAGAGCCCCATAACCCGGCTCCTTCGTCCGCAGTCGAGGGGAAATTTACCGTCGATTCTCCCTCAAAATTCC TTCTCAATGCTATGGCTGTAGAAGACTACCGGAAAAACCACTGGCCAAACCTCGAAAAGGCAATTGATCGTCTTTTGGTTCACAATCCAACAGACCACATCTCTGTTTCCTACGCTCAGATATATAG ttacGTCTACAAGTGTGTTTGTCAGCAGCACTCAGAGATGCTCTATAATGATTTGATAATAAAAGTAACAGCTCATCTGCAGCAGGTTTCCACCCATCTAGAA GCCAGCCCACCAGGGAATGTCATTGAGAACTTCAACAGTGCGCTGACCCAGTACACCTCGTCTCTTCAGTGTATAGTTCCGGTATTTATGTACTTG AACAAGTTCTACATTGAGTCCAAGCTAAACAGAGACCTAAAGAAGGATCTGATGAAGCTTTTTTCTGATTATGTTGCAGAAAAGCATTTGGAAACATTGATGC CTCTGCTGATTGAAGCTCATTCCATGCCATTTCAAGTGCAGCCATCAACAATGGCCAGTGTGGTTAAAGGCCTCTATAGCCTTAGACCAG AGTGGGCCAACTTAGCCCCAGCTCTCTTCTCAGGGTTTATTCCCCAAATCAACCCACCAGCTGTGGAGTCTCAGCTCTCTGATTATGCTGCTTACGACAAGAAGTTACAGATGGAACTCTCAATGAATGGGTTTCCAAG AGGTGACCAGTCTCTCAAACGAGCCAGCAATGAGTCCTGA